The genome window TTTTATATTGGACTCTGTGGCTCAGTAGGAAATCTCCCATAATGAGAAAAACCAGAATCAAACCATTAAAAACATTGACTGTTGTTGCAGGCAAGCCCATCGACATTTGGATGGCATCGCCTCCCACTATGATCCCAGCAAAAAATAGACCGGACAAAATTGAAAATGCCGGATTCAGTCTACCCAGCCAGGCCACAATGATGGCCGTAAATCCATACCCTGCAGAGATCGTCTCAGGATAACTCAGGTGATGATGAATTGCCGTAAGCTCTCCCACACCTGCCAGACCTGCAACTCCACCGGATATTGCCATCATCAATACAGTGGTTCTGAAAAAATCAATTCCCGCATATTTTCCCGCCTCGGAGTTTTCGCCGATGACCCGTACTTCATAACCAAAGCGTGTCCGGTAGACTATGAAACTGAGAATCAGGGCAACAGCAACCGCCAGGATCAGTAGAGGCAAAGATATTCTGGACATATTCAGCAATTTCAGAATAGCTTGTTCCGGCAGATCGTCCGTATAGGGATATCCGTATTTCGTGGCTCCTTTCCAGGGGCCGACCACCAGGAATTTGACAAATTCGGCGGCTATGTAGTTCAGCATCAAAGTTGAAATAACCTCGTTGATACCAAATTTGACCTTGAACACCGCAGGGATGATACCCCAAATGGCGCCTCCCATAAATCCGGCAATAAACATAAGGGGTAAAATTACATATCCTGGCATGAATGGGCCCCAATTCAGTCCCACCCATGTGGCAGCTATTGCCCCCCACAGTAGTTGGCTTTCCGCGCCGATATTCCAGAATTTGGCCTTATAGGCAAGGGCCAGACCACTTCCTATTAGAATAAGGGGTATGGCTTTTGTCAGAGTTTCTTTGAATCCAAAACTGCTGCCAAAGGAGGAGCGGAAAATTTCAAAAATAGCAAAAAACGGGTTTATACCATATGTTAAAAATATGATCCCTACCGCAATCAACCCGGACAGCAGAGATAGAAGCAAAATCAAAACATTGAAACCGGGTGTTG of Oceanispirochaeta crateris contains these proteins:
- a CDS encoding ABC transporter permease, whose translation is MPIQIVPREKTTPGFNVLILLLSLLSGLIAVGIIFLTYGINPFFAIFEIFRSSFGSSFGFKETLTKAIPLILIGSGLALAYKAKFWNIGAESQLLWGAIAATWVGLNWGPFMPGYVILPLMFIAGFMGGAIWGIIPAVFKVKFGINEVISTLMLNYIAAEFVKFLVVGPWKGATKYGYPYTDDLPEQAILKLLNMSRISLPLLILAVAVALILSFIVYRTRFGYEVRVIGENSEAGKYAGIDFFRTTVLMMAISGGVAGLAGVGELTAIHHHLSYPETISAGYGFTAIIVAWLGRLNPAFSILSGLFFAGIIVGGDAIQMSMGLPATTVNVFNGLILVFLIMGDFLLSHRVQYKRRIR